The nucleotide sequence TTCcactttttttctaaaaatgaaATCGCTTACGATAGTTGGATATTAGTCATCCATTGGACGACTAAATAATCAATCATTTTCAATATTGTGAAGATACAACTAGCCTATAATAATAGTCGGCTGATATTTTCACAACTCCAACTTTTGGGTAGTTCTCGGAAAATCTTGCTGAGCTATGCAACTCGTGTGACTAATTTAGTTAGGTACCACTACCAGTTTAGAATAATAACCATCTTGGTGAGACATTGAAGAAATAATGGAACTTTGATTATTTGCAGATTGGAACACAAGTAACGTGTAATTACATTTAACTAGAGTCATGTTTATATGCATACTCTTTGTAGCAAAATGGATCGTTGTCAAAGGGTCATCATCTTTCAACGTTATCCTTACTAATTTTAGCAACCACTAACTCACATTTGCTATATCCATCAATAGCATTAACGTTTTCTCACTTCTTTTGTCCTCTCCGTATctactttgacaaaaaaacaagacaaaggaACAAATCCCTCCCTCCACCATTCATTTCAAATTTGGACTTTTCCCTCGGTCGTATCATCTACAGTTACAGAGAGAATATGACAAAATCTTATTAATGTTCATATTGTTTATTCTTTTCAGGCATTTTCACGGCGATTCTTGCGCTTTTCACAGACCTAAACGTCCTCCTAAACCTTGTATCTATTGGAACACTATTCGTCTTTTACATGGTCGCAAACGCTCTCATCTTCAGACGTTACGTACATCTCCAACCTACCAAGCCATGGACGACACTTTCCTTCCTAGCACTATTCTCCATAACCTCGCTCGTCTTCACTCTCACTTGGAAATTTGTGCCGGAAGGCAAGCCTAAAGCTTTCATGCTCGGCGCCATCGCAGTTGTGGCTATAGCCATGGTGTTGATATTTCATTGCATGGTCCCTCAGGCGTGGAAACCCGAGTTATGGGGAGTCCCGTTCATGCCGTGGACCCCGTGCGTGTCGATTTTTTTGAACATATTTTTGCTTGGTTCGTTGGACGCACCCTCTTACGCCCGTTTTGGTGTCTGCTCCTGTTTGATCGTGCTCGTGTATTTGTTATATGGTGTTCATGCGAGTTCTGATGCTGAAACAAATGGGTCTTTTGGGGTACGGGAAGATAGACAAGTCTTGAAAGAAATGACCGAAGTAGTGTGAAAAgtatctaatttatatataatttaaattttttagcctatataatgtaattaaactctctattttttttagagGAGGGGGTTTTGAATAATTAATGAgagttaattaaattaactttaGGGAAAAAAGCTTATGTAAACTCTCTTTATTTTCATAGAGGAGAGAATTTTAAGAAATGTAATTACCCCTTGtgcttttataaaattttagaagagaaaatgagagaggATAACTTATTTTATTGTTGCAGTTTATTATATAACGTACACTTATAACACGatccaaacaaaacaatatatatagaaaaataaaaatagataagtTACAAGATTGTGACATATATAGATCAATCTTTGTCAAATCCTCCAAGGCAAGATCACGTATGAAAAATTTATGTGATAGATCATAAGATTAATAAATGGGAAATGTAGGTCTCTCATAAATACGAGATGGCGTACAATTGAAAGCGATGGGTCCCCATCTTTCCCCACGAGACACACATACGTGATTTTTATCCGAAACTTCATATCCAACAAGATCACACCTTtccttttttcatttatttattttatttttcacgaTCACTTTGTTTCAAATTCCTTTTGAGGAGGTATATAcattcttttattatttcttatttatatattatatataacaatattgGTCGTATGCTAGTATAGTAGTATTATACGAAGTTATCATTTTCTGAACCTTTCTGAAGTTATCAGGTTAGTGAAATACTAAGTACGTAGTAGTAAGTACTCATATAAACTGATCCGAAACTCAACTTTTACTTCAGTTCTCGGATCAGTTTATATGAGTACTTAATGCTACTCAATTAGATAAACATATATTCATACTAAAGTTTAGGCACTACACTAAAATTATCAGTAGTTTATTAAAgatgtctttattttttatttttagtttttatatagatCATGAATGTGTAAGCTAGGATCGAATCTGTGATCTCAGTTCGTATAATCCAGTCCACTTATTCTTCTAATGAACACTCCCAATAATTATGTGAGCTATTTGGTTTAggataatatacataattacatttatatattattttttgaagtgGATGATATATATCTCGAATCTAAAAATAACTGTGTTTAAGTGGGAGACGACACTTGCTtgtattctctctctttttggtgaCTATATTCTTAAAGGATGGGGTCCAAATTAAGAAAAGCCCATTATTTTCAAGATCATCACATTGTTGGAaacttattttcatatattttatgtatttatggatttgttttttttttttgacattattCTGCCAATAACAAGATGTGATTCTATTGGCAATACAAAGATTTGATGTCTTTCTAGAAACACCGCTTTACTATATATAAAGCAATGAGTTCCCTCTGCAAAAGGGTTCAAATCTAAGCGTGAGGTGTTCTCTTTTGAATTTTCATTGATCCTATAGATCACAAACCTTAATGCTACATTCTACATTGGATTAACTAATtaccaatatttttatttatttcatatttttttttttgagttttacaaAGACAACATGTATTTCGTTTTTCAACGGCTATGTAAGAAAGAACCTATCTAAAGTCTAAAACTAACAAAACAGTATCTTCGATTTGGTAATAATTATTAGTGTATGATTTGCGGTAATGTTTCTAAAATGTACTAGAGTAAAGTAATAGTAAATCTATAGCCTAATCCTTGATTAAATAATGTATGGGACCACGAAAATGTCAACCTCTTTTAAACCATTCAAAGCACAATCTAAGACAAGTTGTGGTAGCAAGATAGAGTGAGTCCACTAATCAGTATAGCTAGCTCGATAGGTCTAATCTAaatcttttcactttttgttgaCATTTTTGTCACGAATTTTTTTTCCCCGACTTCTCATGAGCTTTGACATTCACTTAAAAGAAACACAATCTTTACATATAAAAGTAGTGCtctccaaaaaagaaaaaataaatcataagaGGAAAGATAGGAAGAAAGAAGGATAAGAGTTTGATTTTAGATTCTCACCAAACAGCAAAATTTTTGGCAACTTGCAATACATTCCACATTTttaataatccaaacaaaaaaaagtcataaataaagttaaaacaTTCCATTCCATTCCATGATGTGATAATCTTGTCGTCAAGTTGGTCTTACTCATATTTCAACATTCTTAATCATACAATAGGGGAATCGCAAAATCTTATATATGTGCTTTCTTTCACCAATTGTTGTAGATTATTATATCTTAATCACAAATTACTTTCCAATTAATCTAAGGTAGATAAAGATAAATCTCACTAAGTTTTTAGACTACAATCATTCATTTACAGCATTATCTACTAGCTATAGCCTATAGTTAGGTAGTATCATTGTAACAAAGACTCATAAGTTTTGAAGAATAAtttgtataacaaaaaaaaagaaatgggcTTGAGAAAAGCCCATCAATAACATTCAAAAGGTACTACAATTTAGGCATTTAGGCCCAAAAGTAAGTATgttgtctctgtctctgtcgcTACCAAGGAAGAGGTTACTTGGTTTCACGGTGAACTTCTTGATCCGATGCAAGATCTTTCCCAGAATCAGAAGCCATACGACATCTGTATCCCGATACATCTCACTGTGCGCCACTTATGAGCAGGAGGAAGTATCACCTGAACGATATAACAATGAGTTTTCAAATCGTAACGTGGTTTACGAAATCTTGCAGCTTTGTGCTAGAAACAGATCTGTTATGGAAGCAAAAGCTTGCCACGGGAGGATTATACGTATTGAGTTGCAAGGAGATGTTACTGTGTCGAATGTTCTTATTAATGCTTACTCCAAGTGTGGCTTTGTGGATCTTGCTCGCCAAGTGTTCGATGGAATGCTTGAGAGAAGCTTGGTTTCTTGGAACACAATGATTGGTTTGTATACTCGGAACAGAATGGAGTCAGAAGCATTGGGTATTTTCTTGGAGATGAGAAACGAAGGGTTTAAGTTTAGCGAATTCACTATCTCTAGTGTTCTTTCTGCTTGTGGGGCAAATTGTGATGCCTTGGAATGCAAAAAACTGCATTGTTTGTCAGTGAAGACGTTTCTTGAATTAAATTTGTACGTTGGTACTGCATTGCTTGATCTTTATGCAAAATGCGGGATGATCAATGACGCAGTGCAGGTTTTTGAATCTATGCAGGACAAGAGTTCAGTGACATGGAGTTCTATGGTGGCAGGTTATGTTCAAAACAAGAATTATGAAGAAGCTCTCCTTCTTTATCGTCGAGTTCAGAGAATGAGTCTAGAGCAGACTCAGTTTACGTTATCTTCAGTAATTTGTGCTTGTTCAAATCTGGCAGCTTTAATAGAAGGGAGACAGATGCATGCTGTTATACATAAGTCTGGATTTGGTTTTAATGTCTTTGTAGCATCCGCTGCAGTTGATATGTATGCTAAATGCGGAAGCTTGAGAGAGTCTTATGTTATATTCTCGGAAGTGAAAGAGAAGAATATCGAGCTTTGGAATACAATCATCTCAGGGTTTGCAAAGCATGCTCGTCCTAAGGAAGTGATGATCTTGTTTGAGAAAATGCAGCAAGATGGAATGCACCCAAATGAGGTTACTTTTAGTTCCTTGTTATCTGTTTGTGGTCACACTGGTTTGGTCGAGGAAGGAAGGAGATTTTTCAAACTCATGAAAACCACGTACGGTCTATCGCCAAATGTGGTTCACTACTCTTGTATGGTTGATATTCTTGGTCGCGCTGGGCAACTGTCTGAAGCGTATGAGTTGATAAAGTCTATTCCTTTTGACCCTACTGCTTCCATTTGGGGTTCACTTCTTGCTTCTTGTAGAGTCTACAAAAACCTCGAGCTGGCTGAAGTAGCAGCCAAGAAACTATTCGAATTAGAACCAGAAAATGCTGGTAATCATGTCTTGCTATCTAATATATACGCGGCAAACAAGCAGTGGGAAGAAATAGCCAAATCAAGGAAGCTTCTCAGGGACAGCGACGTGAAAAAGGTAAGAGGAAAAAGTTGGATTGAAATTAAGGACAAGGTCCACGCTTTTAGCGTGGGAGAAAGCGGTCATCCGAGAATCCGTGAGATCAGTTCGACGTTAAACAATCTGGTGATTGAGTTGAGGAAGTTTGGATATAAACCAAGCATAGAACACGAGCTGCACGATGTGGAGATAGGGAAGAAAGAGGAGCTTTTGTTGCAGCATAGTGAGAAGCTggctttggtttttggtttaatgtgttTGCCAGAGGGTTCTACTGTGAGGATCATGAAGAATCTGAGGATATGTGTGGATTGCCATGAATTCATGAAGGCTGCATCAATGGCTACACGAAGATTAATTATCGTTAGAGATGTTAATAGGTTTCACCATTTTAGTGATGGTCATTGTTCTTGTAGAGAATTTTGGTGACAAACTCTGTTTTTAGGACTCacttaataataacaaatatcaccaaaataaaagaagtttNaattttttttttttttttttttttttttgtcaaataaataaaagaagtttgggacacacaaaataaaagatttaatttGTTGGGCTTATCGGGCCTCAGCTAAGCGTTACTAACTAAATTGGATATTAGGCCCAATAATAATAGAACGATTGTTACGGTCCATAACTGGATgaaaattaaaccctaaaagaGAGaacctctttatttatatagaaagGCAATTTTATCACCCCCgtctttgcttctttgttatTTGCCGCCGCCGCTTCCTCGTCCTCGCAGGTATGTTCTTGGTTAGCCCTAGTGTTTGTGTCATGTGTCGAAATTTGCAGAAGCTTTTGATGTATGTTTGATCTTTTGTTGCGGTTTTTGTCTCTGTAGCTATAAAATTTGTCAATCTCGGTTAGATAATGGAAATGTAGTGAAGTAGGGTTTGATTTACAATCTGATGCTGCTCAATCTTAGTACTTCTAGTTTAGTTGATGTATCAATGGCTTAGGTTTTGTTAATATACATGAGTCCTCTTTCAAGGCCATTGTCCATGTATGTTGATGCATATCTCTTGATTCATCTGTAACTGTTAAGACACTGACATTGCAATTTTCTTGTATGTTTACTTGattgtttatatgttttatggatctcttttgtttctgattGTCATTGGCATTTCTGCATTTACACCTAGATCTTGAACTTTAGGGGCATTTCTTGATACATGTTTGAATCCCTTAGttctattgttgttgttgtttctctaaGACATGTGGTGACTCTTTCTTTTAGCAGGTAAGTCACACACAGGTAAAGTGAAAGATGGGGCGTGTAAGAACCAAGACGGTGAAGAAGTCTTCTCGTCAAGTGATTGAGAAGTACTACTCTCGCATGACTCTTGACTTCCACACCAACAAGAAGATCCTTGAAGAAGTCGCCATCATCCCTTCAAAGAGACTCCGCAACAAGATTGCTGGATTCTCCACCCACTTGATGAAACGTATCCAGAAGGGACCAGTCCGTGGTATCTCACTCAAGCTTCAAGAGGAAGAGCGTGAACGCCGCATGGACTTTGTTCCCGATGAGTCTGCTATCAAGACTGATGAGATTAAGGTTGACAAAGAGACTCTTGAGATGCTTGCTTCTCTTGGTATGTCTGACACTCCTGGCTTCTCTCAAGTCGAGCCACAAGCTATCGCTGCTACTGCCCCTTTCGGCAGGCCACCAAGAAGATACTAGGATGTCTTTGTTATCTTCATCCAGCCAATTTAGTCACAAGATTGGCTCTCTTTATTTCACAGTTAGGTACAAGAAagattgcttgtttattttctcttttgattcaaGATTTGTCTGagactcttttgtttttaatggtTTTTGAGTTTTGCCGAACCAATATTGAAGTTAGacacttttgaattttgatagtaactacaACTTTTCCCCTCATACGAAACATCTGAGACAAAttcaattataacaaaattagaCTTTGTGAAGGGCAAATTGGTAATTTTACACAGAAGGATCATGTTTCGTTATAAccagagagaagagaagtgaagagacgagagaaaaggagagaatgGCTAATGGAGGGAGCGTGTTGTCGCTCTCTGCTCCACACTTCCCTTACTCGGCCACCATTCTCCGACGTCACTCTCCGTTAGCTTCCATCTCTTTCTCCCTCAAACCACCGCCGCAACCACCACAACCTCCGCCCGATCCTCCTGAGAGTCCACCTGACCTCCGCCGCCCGGTGAAATCTCTTggcacttcttcttcttctaaaaccCCTTCCCCTTCTCCTAAAACCCCTCTTAAGATTAATCCACTCAAGAAGGGTTTGACAAATCGTTCTTCTGAGGTTTCGAGTAataaagcttcttcctttagCTCTTCTACTCTCGCATCCAAACTACGTTTGTCCAGCAAGCTATCtcctccccctcctcctccgcctcctgtAGAGGAAACCCAATTCCGAGATGACTTCCGAAGAGACAAGAAACcaccggaagaagaagaagaagaaactcgaaAGCCGCAACAGGAGTTCCGACAAGAAGGGAAGATATTCGTCGGTAATTTACCGACATGGATAAAGAAACCAGAGTTTGAGGATTATTTCCGACAGTTCGGACCAATAGAGAATGTGATTCTGATCAAGGGACATCACGAGGTCGAGAAAAACGCGGGATTTGGGTTCATTATTTACGCGGCGGAGAAATCTGCAATGAAAGCTGTGGAGTTCGACGGCGTAGAGTTTCACGGAAGGATATTGACGGTGAAGCTAGACGACGGGAAGAGGCTTAAAACGAAGGCTGAGCAGAGGGTGAGATGGGTACAGGGCGGAGAAGAAGACGCTAAGATGTCGAATAAGTCGTCTTGGCATCAAGACAGAGAAGGGTCACGGAAGTCACTACAGAGGATTTTTGATACCAATGGAGATAACTGGCAAGCTGTTATTTCTGCTTTCGAGAAGATCAACAAGGTTTGACATTGTTTTAACATATcagttttgctctgttttttgaCTTATATGATTTGTGATTGGAACAAGGTTTGACATTGTTTTAACATATcagttttgctctgttttttgaCTTATATGATTTGTGATTGGAACGAACATAGGAGTCAAGTGATGGATGTGTAATCTTCTTTTATCGTTCTTATGTTTATACATTATGCGCAGCCTTCTAGGACAGAGTTTGGTTTGATGGTGAAGTTCTATGGAAGAAGAGGTGATATGCATCGTGCACGTGAGACTTTTGAGAGGATGCGCGCCAGGGGTATCACACCAACATCACGTATATACACAAGGTCAGATTCTGATTGGTCAAACGTGTCATGGATAAGTCTTTGCTTGAATGAACTTTAGAATGAATTGGCACGttgtcttgtttcatttccAAAGTAAAAAGATTGGTATCTTTGTTGCTATAGATGTAATTAGTTTCGGATTCCTCAAAGGTTAAAAAGAGGATTTGTTTCATGCAGCCTTATTCACGCTTATGCAGTTGGTAGAGACATGGAAGAAGCAGTGTCTTGTGTTCGTAAAATGAAGGAAGAAGGAATTGAGATGAGTTTGGTGACTTATAGTGTTATTGTTGGAGGATTCTCTAAAGCAGGAAATGCCGAgtaagtaatatatattatgtctGCCTGGATCTGTGACCATTCTTAAATCTTCAAATACTTTTTGTATACCATATGCTAATTCGATCTAATACTTTGTTGTCTTTGGAAGAGCTGCAGATCACTGGTTTGATGAAGCCAAACGGATACACAAAACCCTTAATGCCAGTATTTATGGAAAAATCATATATGCACACTGGTAGGTAACCATTGATATGATATTCTGACTCTGTTAGTGtggtttgttggttttgtattatttaatcTAAAACATTCTGAACATATTCTCAGTCAGACGTGCAATATGGAGCGGGCAGAAGAATTAGTGAgggagatggaagaagaaggtatTGACGCTCCTATTGCCATCTACCATACCATGATGGATGGCTATACAATGGTCGCCGATGAGAAGAAAGgcttaattgttttcaaaagacTTAAAGTAACCTTTTACTTTAGAATTGGATTCTTTGTTACGTCCTCTTTAGAAGAATCTGAGCAAGTGAACATGATTTATATCTGTTTTGCTATAGGAATGTGGATTCACTCCAACAGTTGTCACTTATGGATGCCTCATTAATCTTTATACTAAGGTAAGGAGAACCATAGTGTGTGTATGAGTATTATTTGGATGATCTTCTTGTATTGTGTTTTGATGTCTGCATCTTCTTTTTAGGTTGGAAAGATTACAAAAGCTTTGGAAGTTAGCAGAACGATGAAGGAAGAGGGCATAAAGCATAATTTAAAGACTTATTCGATGATGATCAATGGATTTGTAAAACTAAAAGATTGGGCCAATGCGTTTGCTGTATTTGAAGATATGGTGAATGAAGGAATGAAACCAGATGTCATATTATATAACAACATCATTGCAGCATTCTGCGGAATGGGTAACATGGATCGAGCGATCCAGACTGTTAAGGAAATGCAAAAGCTGAGACATAGGCCAACCACACGAACGTTTATGCCTATCATAAACGGATTTGCAAAATCCGGGGACATGAGGAGATCTCTAGAAGTTTTCGATATGATGAGACGATGCGGGTGTGTTCCAACTGTTCACACTTTCAATGCTTTGATTAATGGTTTAGTTGAGAAACGTCAGGTATGTCTATGTCTCATATAGTTCTCCTATAGAGAGACTGTTGAATTGAACTAAATCTCTtgttaaaactatttttttgtagatggaAAAAGCTGTTGAGATATTAGATGAGATGACTTTAGCTGGTGTTAGTGCGAACGAACACACTTACACAAAGATCATGCAAGGCTATGCATCAGTTGGTGATACAGGAAAAGCCTTCGAGTATTTTACAAGACTTCAAAACGAAGGTTTGGAAGTTGACATTTTCACTTACGAGGCGTTACTTAAAGCTTGCTGCAAATCAGGACGGATGCAGAGTGCATTAGCTGTCACAAAAGAAATGAGCGCACGGAACATCCCGCGCAATTCCTTCGTCTATAACATACTAATAGACGGGtaaagtatatgattttttttgtaggcaCTACTAAATGGTCTGCTTCTAGAATTCTCATTTGCTTCCTTCTGGATTATTTTAGATGGGCACGAAGAGGCGATGTATGGGAAGCTGCAGATTTGATACAGCAGATGAAAAAGGAAGGTGTTAAACCCGACATTCATACTTACACATCCTTCATTAGCGCTTGTTCTAAGGCCGGTGACATGAATGTAAGTTTCCATTTCAAGAAGCAGATTCTTGTCTATGTTCTTTTCGTTTCACGTTGGTTTGGTAATTAGAAAGAAacttttgaaaatgttttgacAGAGAGCTACGAAAACAATTGAAGAAATGGCGGCACTAGGGGTGAGGCCTAACATCAAGACGTACACGACCTTAATAAAAGGATGGGCGCGAGCTTCACTTCCAGAGAAGGCCTTAAATTGCTACGAGGAAATGAAGGCGATGGGGCTAAAACCTGACAAAGCTGTGTATCATTGCCTTCTGACTTCGCTTTTGTCTCGTGCTTCAATCGCAGAAGCTTACATATACTCGGGAGTTATGACTATCTGCAAGGAAATGGTTGAGGCAGGCTTGATCGTTGATATGGGAACTGCGGTTCACTGGTCTAAATGTCTGTGTAAGATCGAAGGTTCTGGTGGTGAGCTCACTGAGACGTTGCAGAAGACGTTCCCACCTGATTGGAGctcccatcatcatcaccatgcGTTTTTGGATCAAGTTTCTGATGTTGACtccgatgaagatgatgttgatggtgaggatgatgttgatgatgatgttaacTCGGTTTCTGGTTTCTTATCTTACAAGTAAGAAAACAAACCGATATTGTAAGAAATTTTAGTATACAGAGCGATGTcagcatattttgttttatgtttctataatataaaatcttattgaAAAGTACAATTTCTTgattagttgataaaaaaatgaCATCAGAAGATAAATCCAAAAGACAGACGAAAGCAAAGTTATTACATTTTGATCCATCTAGAGACATGTGGGTTATGCGGATTAGTTCGTAATTAACCGCCAAAAATGGAATGAAGGATTTGACAGATTTTGGTAGACTGTCATAATCTTTGACATATTTGAGATATTTTCATCGTATATGATCTGATTAGTAGCATAACTGacttatgaattttttttcagaaaaagatTACCTCTAGGCTCTAGGAAAGCTAAATCTGCATTAAAATTGTTGGATTTGAGCAGCATGCTTAACTCAT is from Camelina sativa cultivar DH55 chromosome 20, Cs, whole genome shotgun sequence and encodes:
- the LOC104772123 gene encoding pentatricopeptide repeat-containing protein At5g04780-like, whose product is MLSLSLSLPRKRLLGFTVNFLIRCKIFPRIRSHTTSVSRYISLCATYEQEEVSPERYNNEFSNRNVVYEILQLCARNRSVMEAKACHGRIIRIELQGDVTVSNVLINAYSKCGFVDLARQVFDGMLERSLVSWNTMIGLYTRNRMESEALGIFLEMRNEGFKFSEFTISSVLSACGANCDALECKKLHCLSVKTFLELNLYVGTALLDLYAKCGMINDAVQVFESMQDKSSVTWSSMVAGYVQNKNYEEALLLYRRVQRMSLEQTQFTLSSVICACSNLAALIEGRQMHAVIHKSGFGFNVFVASAAVDMYAKCGSLRESYVIFSEVKEKNIELWNTIISGFAKHARPKEVMILFEKMQQDGMHPNEVTFSSLLSVCGHTGLVEEGRRFFKLMKTTYGLSPNVVHYSCMVDILGRAGQLSEAYELIKSIPFDPTASIWGSLLASCRVYKNLELAEVAAKKLFELEPENAGNHVLLSNIYAANKQWEEIAKSRKLLRDSDVKKVRGKSWIEIKDKVHAFSVGESGHPRIREISSTLNNLVIELRKFGYKPSIEHELHDVEIGKKEELLLQHSEKLALVFGLMCLPEGSTVRIMKNLRICVDCHEFMKAASMATRRLIIVRDVNRFHHFSDGHCSCREFW
- the LOC104768671 gene encoding 40S ribosomal protein S17-4-like; translated protein: MGRVRTKTVKKSSRQVIEKYYSRMTLDFHTNKKILEEVAIIPSKRLRNKIAGFSTHLMKRIQKGPVRGISLKLQEEERERRMDFVPDESAIKTDEIKVDKETLEMLASLGMSDTPGFSQVEPQAIAATAPFGRPPRRY
- the LOC104768672 gene encoding pentatricopeptide repeat-containing protein At5g04810, chloroplastic, with product MANGGSVLSLSAPHFPYSATILRRHSPLASISFSLKPPPQPPQPPPDPPESPPDLRRPVKSLGTSSSSKTPSPSPKTPLKINPLKKGLTNRSSEVSSNKASSFSSSTLASKLRLSSKLSPPPPPPPPVEETQFRDDFRRDKKPPEEEEEETRKPQQEFRQEGKIFVGNLPTWIKKPEFEDYFRQFGPIENVILIKGHHEVEKNAGFGFIIYAAEKSAMKAVEFDGVEFHGRILTVKLDDGKRLKTKAEQRVRWVQGGEEDAKMSNKSSWHQDREGSRKSLQRIFDTNGDNWQAVISAFEKINKPSRTEFGLMVKFYGRRGDMHRARETFERMRARGITPTSRIYTSLIHAYAVGRDMEEAVSCVRKMKEEGIEMSLVTYSVIVGGFSKAGNAEAADHWFDEAKRIHKTLNASIYGKIIYAHCQTCNMERAEELVREMEEEGIDAPIAIYHTMMDGYTMVADEKKGLIVFKRLKECGFTPTVVTYGCLINLYTKVGKITKALEVSRTMKEEGIKHNLKTYSMMINGFVKLKDWANAFAVFEDMVNEGMKPDVILYNNIIAAFCGMGNMDRAIQTVKEMQKLRHRPTTRTFMPIINGFAKSGDMRRSLEVFDMMRRCGCVPTVHTFNALINGLVEKRQMEKAVEILDEMTLAGVSANEHTYTKIMQGYASVGDTGKAFEYFTRLQNEGLEVDIFTYEALLKACCKSGRMQSALAVTKEMSARNIPRNSFVYNILIDGWARRGDVWEAADLIQQMKKEGVKPDIHTYTSFISACSKAGDMNRATKTIEEMAALGVRPNIKTYTTLIKGWARASLPEKALNCYEEMKAMGLKPDKAVYHCLLTSLLSRASIAEAYIYSGVMTICKEMVEAGLIVDMGTAVHWSKCLCKIEGSGGELTETLQKTFPPDWSSHHHHHAFLDQVSDVDSDEDDVDGEDDVDDDVNSVSGFLSYK